A region from the Verrucomicrobiota bacterium genome encodes:
- a CDS encoding periplasmic heavy metal sensor has product MKTYSLWRCLPAMLVASVILMNAPMVSAQGQGQGQGRGRGGGGGAAFQNATEEQREALRQMNDEVREHGQKVRQARTDLNAAIYSAKVDEADIKAKVAALAKAEEEQAIARAKAFAKVKSKLSSEQIEALKQGGGGFGFGGGRGGGARRGGNN; this is encoded by the coding sequence ATGAAAACTTACTCATTATGGCGCTGCCTGCCCGCAATGTTGGTCGCGTCTGTCATCCTGATGAACGCGCCGATGGTCTCTGCCCAGGGCCAGGGCCAGGGCCAGGGCCGCGGCCGAGGAGGCGGCGGCGGGGCTGCCTTCCAAAACGCGACCGAAGAACAACGCGAAGCGCTTCGGCAGATGAACGACGAAGTTCGCGAACACGGGCAGAAGGTCCGCCAGGCGCGCACGGATCTGAACGCGGCCATTTATTCGGCCAAAGTGGACGAGGCCGACATCAAAGCCAAAGTAGCCGCGCTCGCCAAAGCCGAAGAAGAGCAGGCCATCGCCCGGGCCAAGGCCTTTGCCAAAGTGAAAAGCAAATTGTCCAGCGAACAAATCGAAGCCCTGAAGCAAGGGGGCGGTGGATTCGGATTTGGCGGCGGCCGAGGCGGCGGCGCCCGGCGGGGCGGCAACAACTGA